The following are encoded in a window of Natrononativus amylolyticus genomic DNA:
- a CDS encoding Gfo/Idh/MocA family protein: MSTDTTTRIGIVGLGTIGRIHATRLARLDCDLLGADLDAAAREAFAAEFDATTCADHDALLEAGVDAVIVGVPNRFHEEIAVDALEAGVDVLLEKPMAHSLESAERIAAAARRSDGFCAVGFTMRFAAPTERVVSLRDDGRFGSLSHVHVDYLRRGGVPRNGGWFVDEELAGGGVLMDLGVHVIDLALHLLEYPAVVEVSGQVRSEFGEYAVDDSASAFLRCSDGQTISVETAWHGTAEPSRTCVLRGTEAGARFGVTDSELTLVDADPDADPETVSVDDVDIYDREAEAFLEMVAGTRAPSGTVEEALAVQRVLAAIYESSERGRAVAIEEL, from the coding sequence ATGAGCACGGATACGACCACGCGAATCGGTATCGTCGGCCTGGGAACGATCGGACGAATCCACGCGACGCGGCTCGCCCGACTCGACTGTGATCTCCTCGGGGCGGACCTCGACGCGGCTGCCCGTGAGGCGTTCGCAGCGGAGTTCGACGCCACGACCTGCGCCGACCACGACGCGTTGCTCGAGGCAGGCGTCGACGCGGTGATCGTCGGCGTTCCCAACCGCTTTCACGAGGAGATCGCGGTCGACGCGCTCGAGGCGGGCGTCGACGTGTTGCTCGAGAAGCCGATGGCACACTCCCTCGAGAGCGCCGAACGGATCGCGGCGGCCGCGCGCCGATCGGACGGGTTCTGTGCGGTCGGGTTCACGATGCGCTTTGCGGCCCCCACCGAACGGGTCGTCTCGCTGCGCGACGACGGCCGGTTCGGCTCGCTCTCGCACGTCCACGTCGACTACCTGCGGCGGGGCGGGGTCCCGAGAAACGGCGGCTGGTTCGTCGACGAGGAACTCGCCGGCGGCGGCGTCCTGATGGACCTCGGCGTCCACGTGATCGACCTCGCGCTCCACCTGCTCGAGTACCCGGCGGTCGTCGAAGTCAGCGGGCAGGTCCGCTCGGAGTTCGGCGAGTACGCGGTCGACGACTCCGCGAGCGCGTTCCTCCGGTGTTCCGACGGGCAGACGATCTCCGTCGAGACCGCCTGGCACGGCACCGCAGAGCCCTCGAGAACCTGCGTTCTCCGCGGCACCGAAGCCGGCGCGCGGTTCGGCGTCACCGACTCCGAGCTGACGCTCGTCGACGCCGACCCGGACGCCGACCCCGAGACGGTGTCCGTCGACGACGTCGACATCTACGACCGGGAGGCCGAGGCGTTTCTCGAGATGGTCGCCGGGACGCGAGCGCCGAGTGGCACCGTCGAGGAGGCGCTGGCCGTCCAGCGGGTTCTCGCGGCGATCTACGAGTCGAGCGAGCGGGGGCGGGCGGTCGCGATCGAGGAGCTGTAG
- a CDS encoding SufS family cysteine desulfurase, with protein MNRDVSAIRSEFPILERTVDGRPLVYLDNAATTQTPERVYRVYEEFYGGYNANIHRGIHTLSHEASVAYEEAHDRLAAFVGASGGREEMIFTKNTTESINLVAYGLGVNELGPEDEIVTTEMEHHASLVTWQQVAKKTGATLRFVGVDDDGRLDMDHAAELIGPDTALVSVVHVSNVLGTVNPVREIADLAHEHDASVLVDGAQSAPNRPIDVEAMDADFFAFSGHKMAGPTGIGGLYGKRELLEEMDPFLFGGEMIRHVTFADSSWNGLPWKFEAGTPPIAEGIALAAAADYLEEIGMDAIRDHENELAQYALERLDARDHVETYGPPAGEERTGVVAFNVDGVHGHDLSSLLDRRGIAVRAGDHCTQPLHDILSIPGSVRASFYVYNTTEEIDLLLAAVDDAADELEGYLASSYHDAILERHEHPRNDGGLAEPTFTKHSEETSCGDEGEFHVAVAPDGTIERLGFESESCAVSTAVADLLAEHLEGRPIAEAAALDGEVKALLEGEFPELRRDCVVGPEEVIREGAREYLAAHEGRLPR; from the coding sequence ATGAACCGAGACGTATCGGCGATCAGGAGCGAGTTTCCGATTCTCGAGCGAACGGTCGATGGACGGCCGCTCGTCTACCTCGACAACGCGGCGACGACACAGACTCCCGAGCGCGTCTACCGCGTCTACGAGGAGTTCTACGGCGGCTACAACGCGAACATCCACCGGGGCATTCACACGCTGAGCCACGAGGCGTCCGTCGCCTACGAGGAGGCCCACGACCGGCTCGCGGCGTTCGTGGGCGCCAGCGGCGGTCGCGAGGAGATGATCTTCACGAAGAACACCACCGAGAGCATCAACCTCGTCGCCTACGGCCTCGGCGTGAACGAGCTCGGCCCCGAGGACGAGATCGTGACGACGGAGATGGAACACCACGCCTCGCTGGTCACCTGGCAGCAGGTGGCCAAGAAGACCGGCGCCACGCTTCGATTCGTCGGCGTCGACGACGACGGACGCCTCGACATGGACCACGCTGCGGAACTGATCGGCCCCGACACCGCGCTCGTCTCGGTCGTCCACGTCTCGAACGTACTTGGGACGGTCAACCCCGTCCGGGAGATCGCCGATCTGGCGCACGAACACGACGCCTCCGTCCTCGTCGACGGCGCCCAGTCCGCCCCCAACAGACCGATCGACGTCGAGGCGATGGACGCCGACTTTTTCGCCTTCTCGGGGCACAAGATGGCCGGCCCGACCGGTATCGGCGGCCTCTACGGGAAACGCGAGCTGCTCGAGGAGATGGACCCGTTCCTCTTCGGCGGCGAGATGATCCGACACGTCACGTTCGCGGACTCCTCCTGGAACGGCCTTCCCTGGAAGTTCGAGGCCGGCACGCCGCCGATCGCGGAGGGGATCGCGCTCGCGGCGGCGGCGGACTACCTCGAGGAGATCGGGATGGACGCCATCCGCGACCACGAGAACGAGTTGGCCCAGTACGCCCTCGAGCGCCTCGACGCGCGCGATCACGTCGAGACGTACGGCCCGCCCGCGGGCGAGGAGCGCACCGGCGTCGTCGCGTTCAACGTCGACGGCGTCCACGGCCACGACCTCTCCTCGCTGCTCGACCGCCGCGGCATCGCCGTCCGGGCGGGCGATCACTGCACGCAGCCGCTGCACGACATCCTCTCGATTCCGGGGTCGGTCCGGGCGTCCTTTTACGTCTACAACACGACCGAGGAGATCGACCTGCTGTTAGCGGCCGTCGACGACGCGGCCGACGAACTCGAGGGCTACCTCGCCTCGTCCTACCACGACGCGATCCTCGAGCGCCACGAGCACCCCCGCAACGACGGCGGGCTCGCCGAGCCGACGTTCACGAAGCACTCCGAGGAGACCTCCTGTGGCGACGAGGGCGAGTTCCACGTCGCGGTCGCTCCCGACGGCACGATCGAACGACTCGGCTTCGAGAGCGAGAGCTGTGCGGTCTCCACGGCAGTCGCGGACCTGCTCGCGGAACACCTCGAGGGTCGGCCGATCGCCGAGGCCGCGGCGCTCGACGGCGAGGTCAAGGCGCTCCTCGAGGGCGAGTTCCCCGAGCTCAGGCGCGACTGCGTCGTCGGCCCCGAGGAGGTCATCCGCGAGGGCGCGAGGGAGTACCTCGCGGCGCATGAGGGGCGGCTCCCGCGGTAG
- a CDS encoding alpha/beta hydrolase family protein — protein MDGFDSHVDGYYDVENQLPRYLKARAEERFEAERARKAAIETVDDHERHAAEMREAFLEGLGGLPEQRPPLSAETTATLERDGYAIETVVFESLPDFHVTGNLYRPTRDDGESEDTDSGEGAEATDGPHPAVLFLCGHAAVGKAAGGYQQACLDLVRNGFVVFAIDPIGQGERMQSYDPETGEIPRQNTTEHTYLGQQCAAAESNLARYFVHDMIRALDYLEARPDVDESRLGATGNSGGGMQTGFLMLVDDRLEAAVPCCFVTSRESYMETGQAQDGEQIVYGAIERGLNYDDFVSAFAPKPALIGAAQSDFLCIDGARQSLERARAVYGLYDRPENVDMAVADRTHGLSPPLREAMVNWFREHLRGLEPDFETGDPAVEDVADLRCTAAGQVHGEYADETHVVDLTRAFVERRHDDAGTPPAVDDPAAYAEAMRETVIDELDLERPRCELHPRRIEREEDEERGVRWEKTFFYSEPGVVVTGIAAVALESPDTVVPTVVLPDRGTNEFERYEERLAALARERGAAMAFDPRGVGAVRARDVNTPQSNGGEYFDYHGTEYKLGSDALMLGESLFGMRVFDVLRARAYLERRVADSDVLPADADGYGLEGVGLGALHAVYAAVANPAFETVRLENLPDSFYEIATSHEYEIDFRRRVHGLVGSCDLPQLLAVLEDRDLETVE, from the coding sequence ATGGACGGCTTCGACAGCCACGTCGACGGCTACTACGACGTCGAGAATCAGTTGCCACGGTACCTCAAAGCGCGGGCGGAGGAGCGTTTCGAGGCCGAGCGCGCCCGGAAGGCGGCCATCGAGACGGTCGACGACCACGAACGCCACGCCGCGGAGATGCGCGAGGCGTTTCTCGAGGGCCTCGGCGGACTCCCCGAGCAGCGGCCGCCGCTTTCCGCCGAGACGACTGCCACCCTCGAGCGCGACGGCTACGCGATCGAGACGGTCGTCTTCGAGAGCCTGCCGGACTTTCACGTCACGGGGAACCTCTACCGGCCGACTCGAGACGACGGCGAGAGCGAAGACACCGACTCCGGTGAAGGTGCCGAAGCGACGGACGGACCGCACCCCGCCGTTCTCTTCCTCTGCGGGCACGCGGCGGTCGGTAAAGCGGCCGGGGGCTACCAGCAGGCCTGTCTCGACCTCGTCCGGAACGGGTTCGTCGTGTTCGCGATCGACCCGATCGGCCAGGGCGAGCGGATGCAGAGCTACGACCCCGAGACGGGCGAGATTCCGCGCCAGAACACGACCGAACACACCTACCTCGGCCAGCAGTGTGCGGCCGCCGAGTCGAACCTCGCGCGGTACTTCGTCCACGACATGATCCGGGCGCTCGACTACCTCGAGGCCCGCCCCGACGTCGACGAGTCGCGCCTGGGGGCGACCGGCAACTCCGGCGGCGGGATGCAGACCGGCTTTCTGATGCTCGTCGACGACCGCCTCGAGGCCGCGGTGCCGTGTTGTTTCGTCACCTCGCGGGAGTCGTACATGGAAACCGGACAGGCACAGGACGGCGAGCAGATCGTCTACGGCGCGATCGAGCGCGGGCTGAACTACGACGACTTCGTCTCCGCGTTCGCCCCGAAGCCCGCCCTGATCGGCGCCGCCCAGTCCGACTTCCTCTGCATCGACGGCGCCCGCCAGAGCCTCGAGCGCGCGCGGGCCGTCTACGGCCTGTACGATCGCCCCGAGAACGTCGACATGGCGGTCGCGGATCGGACCCACGGCCTCTCGCCGCCGCTCCGGGAGGCGATGGTGAACTGGTTCCGCGAACACCTCCGCGGGCTCGAGCCGGACTTCGAAACCGGCGACCCCGCCGTCGAGGACGTAGCCGACCTGCGCTGTACGGCGGCCGGACAGGTCCACGGCGAGTACGCCGACGAGACCCACGTCGTCGACCTCACCCGGGCGTTCGTCGAGCGACGCCACGACGACGCGGGAACGCCCCCTGCGGTCGACGACCCCGCCGCCTACGCCGAGGCGATGCGCGAGACCGTGATCGACGAACTCGACCTCGAGCGGCCGCGCTGTGAGCTTCACCCCCGCCGGATCGAACGGGAGGAAGACGAGGAGCGGGGCGTGCGCTGGGAGAAGACGTTCTTCTACAGCGAACCCGGGGTCGTCGTGACCGGTATCGCCGCCGTCGCGCTCGAGTCACCCGACACCGTCGTGCCGACGGTCGTCCTGCCGGATCGCGGCACGAACGAGTTCGAGCGGTACGAGGAGCGCCTCGCGGCGCTCGCCCGCGAGCGTGGCGCGGCGATGGCGTTCGACCCGCGCGGCGTCGGCGCCGTTCGGGCGCGCGACGTGAACACGCCGCAGTCGAACGGCGGCGAGTACTTCGACTACCACGGCACCGAGTACAAACTCGGCAGTGACGCGCTCATGCTCGGCGAGTCGCTGTTCGGGATGCGGGTGTTCGACGTTCTTCGGGCGCGGGCGTACCTCGAGCGCCGCGTCGCCGACAGTGACGTGCTCCCGGCGGATGCGGACGGGTACGGCCTCGAGGGGGTCGGACTTGGCGCGCTCCACGCGGTGTACGCCGCGGTGGCCAATCCGGCGTTCGAGACGGTGCGCCTCGAGAACCTGCCGGACTCCTTCTACGAAATTGCGACCAGCCACGAGTACGAAATCGACTTCAGGCGCCGCGTTCACGGGCTCGTCGGTAGCTGTGACCTCCCGCAGTTGCTGGCGGTCCTCGAGGACCGCGACCTCGAGACGGTCGAGTAG